In the genome of Caenorhabditis elegans chromosome IV, the window CGAGACGAGGAAATAATGCCGCCAGTCAGTGCTGCACCTACCAAAAACAGTCGACAGCAGGCACTGCAAAGGCTTGCAATTCAGAAAGGTGGgctactttttttaaattcaaattaaagctaaatttgctcaaaagcgagttaagaaaaatgtttacctGTAGTTTGTCATATTTAGTGtcttacaattaaaaaaaaaattaaattttaattttttaatggaaaattcagtataaaattaatataacattaattaattatttacttatttaaacatttattggcttttttataatttagtATTTTCAGAACCACTTCCCTCATCAGTTTCATCAACTCCACAAACTGCAAATCCAATTTACCCTAAGTTACCTGAAATATCAGATCAACCTCGATCAGCAGTTCCGATGGCCAGTGCTCCGCCACATGGTAAGTTTTTCTGTAGAAAATTCATTCTTTAATGTAGATAAATTTTAGGAGGAGATCGAGATCAGACAAGATTTGCACGTCTTCGtcgtttattttcaaatgggAAATCGTCAGGGAAAAACTCACCACCAGTTGATGTAGATTTAGAGAAATTGAGAGAAGACTGTTGGATGGGAATTCCACACAAGCTGAGACCACAAGCCTGGAGACTTCTTTCTGTAAGTGATGATTTCAATTAAGTATATTGACAAAGAATTTATAGGGATATCTTCCAACAAATGCAGAACGTCGTGAAGTAACTCTTCAATGTAAAAGAGACGAATATTGGCATTATGTAGAACAATATTTCCATTCCCGGTTTGATGATCAGAATGCTGATACGTTCAGACAGGTAACTTACATGGAAAAGGCTTagattttaaacgaaaaactCTTCCAGATTAATATTGATATTCCAAGAATGTGTCCATTGATTCCGTTGTTCCAGCAGAAAATGGTTCAGGAGGTTTGTGCCATTTTCGTTTGATAAAAGTCTTGCGCTTATTtagaataatcaaaatttcatgtgttttagaattttcacaaaaaattatttttaaatagcaAAAAACATTGTTAATATAAGTTGTAATAAGTTGTTTTTAGATGTTCGAGAGAATACTCTACATTTGGGCTATCCGTCATCCAGCCAGTGGATACGTTCAAGGAATCAACGATCTCGTTACCCCGTTCTTTGTCGTTTTTCTCTCAGAATTCATTCCACAAGATGTCGAAGTCGGTTCTTTTGACGTTTCTCAACTTCCTTTGGAGCAATGCCAGCTCATCGAAGCAGATTCATTTTGGTGTGTTTCGTCGCTACTCGATTCTATCCAggttaaaacaaatttaaatccattaaaacattttttttcaaggatAACTACACATTTGCACAACCCGGAATTCAACGAAAGGTGCTCCAACTTCGCCATTTGATGAGTCGAGTTGATCGTAAGTtgtttaagtttttaattttttctctgcATATAATCGGTATTACAGGGCCTCTACACAAGCACTTGGAATCCAATGGGATTGAATATTTGCAATTCGCATTCCGTTGGATGAATAATCTTTTGATGCGAGAAATTCCGCTCAGAGCGACTATCAGGCTATGGGACACTTATCTGGTAAATTATTCGagcatttttcatttcgacgaatctgaaaattttttaagagtgAGCCCGACGGTTTCATGCAGTTTCATAACTATGTATGCGCTGCGTTCTTACGGACGTGGTCTAAGCAATTGCAAGCCGAAAAAGATTTCCAGGTGAgaataacaattttatttgctggaaaaattatcgtttctgtattttatgaaaattatgtAGTTCATAACAGTTATAATTTTAcagttcaaatttccaattattaaaaaactgaTACTTTCTACAAAAGGTTTATTGAGAAACTAAATTTCTTTGTTTCTATAAACTATACAATCTAAGTAAACTATAGCGTAttccaaaagttttattttagaaatatctAAAATCTTAATTTCGTATTTTATCATTTCAGGGAGTAATGATTCTTCTGCAAAACTTGCCAACTCAATCATGGGGTGATCGTGAGATCTGCGAACTAACTGCAGATGCCTTCTCTCTTCAATCCGTGTTTGACGGTGCACGCCGTCATCTTTCAGCGCAGGCCGCCTCTCCATAAttactcaaaaatcgataaccgTGTATGT includes:
- the tbc-3 gene encoding Rab-GAP TBC domain-containing protein (Confirmed by transcript evidence), with amino-acid sequence MLLCTNLCFKRLDQFSAGKIGHEINNNDVSDAWDTRVKVDETLASASAAKVLAAHAAGKTHRDEEIMPPVSAAPTKNSRQQALQRLAIQKEPLPSSVSSTPQTANPIYPKLPEISDQPRSAVPMASAPPHGGDRDQTRFARLRRLFSNGKSSGKNSPPVDVDLEKLREDCWMGIPHKLRPQAWRLLSGYLPTNAERREVTLQCKRDEYWHYVEQYFHSRFDDQNADTFRQINIDIPRMCPLIPLFQQKMVQEMFERILYIWAIRHPASGYVQGINDLVTPFFVVFLSEFIPQDVEVGSFDVSQLPLEQCQLIEADSFWCVSSLLDSIQDNYTFAQPGIQRKVLQLRHLMSRVDRPLHKHLESNGIEYLQFAFRWMNNLLMREIPLRATIRLWDTYLSEPDGFMQFHNYVCAAFLRTWSKQLQAEKDFQGVMILLQNLPTQSWGDREICELTADAFSLQSVFDGARRHLSAQAASP
- the tbc-3 gene encoding Rab-GAP TBC domain-containing protein (Confirmed by transcript evidence), with product MSRWSAGSTPGSVKPVYGARYPPLHHASPTKGVEIPGRMNKFQDYENSVSDAWDTRVKVDETLASASAAKVLAAHAAGKTHRDEEIMPPVSAAPTKNSRQQALQRLAIQKEPLPSSVSSTPQTANPIYPKLPEISDQPRSAVPMASAPPHGGDRDQTRFARLRRLFSNGKSSGKNSPPVDVDLEKLREDCWMGIPHKLRPQAWRLLSGYLPTNAERREVTLQCKRDEYWHYVEQYFHSRFDDQNADTFRQINIDIPRMCPLIPLFQQKMVQEMFERILYIWAIRHPASGYVQGINDLVTPFFVVFLSEFIPQDVEVGSFDVSQLPLEQCQLIEADSFWCVSSLLDSIQDNYTFAQPGIQRKVLQLRHLMSRVDRPLHKHLESNGIEYLQFAFRWMNNLLMREIPLRATIRLWDTYLSEPDGFMQFHNYVCAAFLRTWSKQLQAEKDFQGVMILLQNLPTQSWGDREICELTADAFSLQSVFDGARRHLSAQAASP